The Ahaetulla prasina isolate Xishuangbanna chromosome 5, ASM2864084v1, whole genome shotgun sequence genomic sequence ACTTAACTGTTCTGTGCAGCTATACTTACCGTCTCCCTGCAGTTAATTTTTCTGCAACCAGAATGGGaaagaatttaatttaaatggaGACCTATatgtaggcaggacaagaaacctgAAGGTACTCCTGAAACCTGAGCACCTTCGGTTGCCTTCACTGGATGGagcaaggaaataaaaaaatgattgtgGTTGCTAACCAAAAACAAGATCTACCAAAAACAAGatctagtttatttacattttgCTTTAGTGCACTGAATGCTTGACTGATGCTTGGTTTAATTATACTTTAAATTAATTGCATTTATTAAAGATGCTGAACTATACAAACAACATATACCCAGGATTTTAGTAGCTGTCAACCACATTTAACATCTGGCAAAGTCAGGGGAAAGCCCCATATtaagtggtggtgatgatgatgcaaAGTGAGTAGGTCCTCCCAAGttctgcttttgctggcagaggaggccgtcgcagccaaaaatggagctcggaggcCCATTTTGATTGGCAAAGTGCTTGGGCTACCACAGGAACCCCAACACGACTGATGTtgagcaggccacacccaccctggccacgcccaccccggccctaaggtcaaacacaatcctgatgcgtcctcaatgaaatcgagtttgacacctctgcactaAATTGTGCATAAGGTGATCATACACAGAGATCTTATATATTTACACCCTTGAAATGACAGGAAATCAAACTGCTAATTCTTAGCAATTATTGTCAGAAGAGACTTGGGAATGTCACAAATGATGGGGGAGCACGAGTGGCTTATTACTGCAATAAGCCATAGGTTGCACAACATAGCTGTAGTTCACATAGTACTAACTCAAATAAACCATATTATGGGTTGCCTCCATGTATCCAGTCACTAGACAGAATAATTTCTATTCTTTTACTAAATTCAGTAAAATACACAGTGATCTGTGTGTGTTATTGAGGGAAGGAAAAATTAATAATCATGTGTCCATTCCAATCACATTATTGCATGATGATTCCAAGAACctctttttttattagtttataatatgaaaatacaaaagaaaatagtaggaaagtaggagaaggagaaTTCAAGGGGAAAGTATAGGGAAAgagtgaaaaacaaagaaaaggcattgatttCTGACTCCCTTTGGGGCAGCAAAATAATACAAGAggatcaaacctcaacttttactTTTGCAtagtagtataaactagccatttctatgaaGCATTTCTATGAAGCAAATGATTTCCAAGAATCATTGTGTTTGAATTGCATCGACTTCTGCAGAAAACAGCCTAGCAAtggtactagaatagaataaaataaaataacagagttggaagagaccttggaggtcttttagtccaacccccgcttaggcaggaaaccctacaccacttcagacaaatggtcatccaacatcttcttaaaaacttccagtgttggagcattcacaacttctggaagcaagttcttccactgattaattgttctaactgtcaggaaatttctccttagttctaagttgcttctctccttgattagtttccacccattgcttcttgtcctgccttcagatgctttggagaatagcttgactccttcttctttgtggcaacccctgagatatcggaacactgctatcatgtcactcctagtccttcttttcattaaactagacatacccagctcctacaaccattcttcatatgttttagcctccagtcccctaatcatcttttttgctcttctctgcatgctttctagagtctcaacatcttttttacatcgtggcaaccaaaacgggatgcagtattccaagtgtggccctaccaaggcattctaaaatggtattaacatttcatgtgatcttgattctgtccctctgtttatgcagcctagaactgtgttggcttctttggcaactgctgcacactgttggctgatATATAAAtagttgtctactaggactcgaagaatcctctcacagttactactattgagcaagggaccatatatactgtacttgtgcattttggaggagtttttttgcctaaatatagaaccttccttttttcatcatttaatttcattttgatagATAGCACCCAATCCTCAAGTCaatcaagatccttctatatcttaagcctatatcttctggagtgttggctattcctgccagcttggtgtcatatgcaaatttgatgagttccccatctatctcttcGTCCAAATgattgatgaaaatgttgaagaatactgggcctaaaacagagctgtggggtactccactgcatacttccctccatgtggatgtagttccattgaggactacacactgagtgcggttggtcagccagttatgaatccatgtggtggtaatgctgtctaacccacatttttctactttatccagTTGTAGGTTATGGTCTCAAatgcaagtaaattatatcgacagtattcctctggtccacaaAGAAAGGCATTGATTTCTGACTCCCTTTGGGGCAGCAAAATAATACAATAGGATCAAACCCAACTTTTACTTTTGCAtagtagtataaactagccatttctatgaaGCAAGCctgtctaatcagtaaaacccaacatcaaatttcctttttttttctctaactCAAGCccaaagtccagaagcagtttccaagtagaaacaaaagtcatgtgtttttttctttaatcaaagcaatccatttatccatctctgctaactccatcaacttttgcagccatttatCCATTTTGGGAATCAaagtatccttccatttttgtgcataaagtaatcttCCTACTGTCAACTTACAGTATATATGTCAACATACATAACACCAAAGCTCCAATTTTTCCTCTTCCATtaaatccatttctttctttctttctttccttccttccttccttccttccttcctttcctttcctttcctttcctttccttttcttttctttctttttattaaattcagTAAACTACTGAATGTTTTTgctggaaaagaagagaaaaatggtGTAAAATATCCTGGAAAACTTGCACATTTTCAAAACTAAGCCCATTAAGTTcttagttttgaaaaaaaatacacgtttatgtatttaatattttttttcttcttatctcaTGTAGTAGTGGTTCCTCTTATATAGGagacgtgatggcacagtggttagaatatagtattgcGGCTAATTCAGCTcagtgccaggagtttgatcctcacaggctcaaagttgacgcagccttccatccttctgaggtcagtaaaatgaggacccagattgttggggacaatcttGCTCTAGAGGTATGGTGTCTATACAGGTCCTCCGGAAGAGTTAACCAAGAAATTCGATTAACTCTACATTTACTGTCTttcagttttgaaatggattatctAGGCGGATCTAAAAACTAACTGCTCAAACTACGTTTTTTAAACAAGTTGCTGAAACTAATTGCTGAAATGATTTCTAAAAATTAACTGTAAGTATAAATTGCTTAACTATCTCATGATGAAAGTAATAATCTCATGGAAACTTACTTTTATCATGATAAGTCATATTTAGTGTAGCCTATGACCTGAGAACATGTCCTAATGTCTTGTTCCAAGAATCATTGTGTTTGGATTGTATCaacttctgcaaaaaaaacaGCCTCGCAATTGTATTAGCCATGAAGAGTAGACAATCACCAAAAAATTTTGATGGCAAGTGAAGAGGGTGAAGAAGTACGTGGGGCCAGGAGTGTGTGGTGTTATTTTGCTAACAAGGGATGGGAAGGGGAAGGattgaaaagtattttttttatgatacaaaaaagcaaaggaaagtcTGCTTTTATTTCTTAAACAAGAGTCATTAATGTGCAAACCAATCCTCTTGGATCTTCCTCAAGCACTTTGTCTTTCTGCATTCTTTAACTGTTCAACAAACTTCAGTACACTGGAGTACTTAAAGTATAGctttgagcagtggtgggattcagccagttctcacctattcgggagaaccggttgttaactttctaagcagtttggagaaccagttgttggaagaaatcttattttgttttttcccattttacagggctaatcctgtaaggcaggcatgaaggaaacattctgatgtttctagcctaatctttattgccctgcttacataaactgcctctctggttaacccttattacattgtaacagctaaggcgaagcacccatcaatgtaagtgatgttgagttggccacacccacatggtcacatgactaccgAGCCACActtatccagctggtcattagggcagagaactggttgttaaattatttgaatcccatcactggctttGAGGAATCGCTTGCCTCAGAGTCTTGCTTGGTTGGgattgttacttggaaccctgacacctaccTTAGTTTCTAAACTCACTATGGCCTCAGCCACCCTCTTTGCATTATTTATCTCCTTGTTCTCCAGACTCAAATGTCAAATTTTGTCAAACTATGTTTTAAAAGTACACCCAATAATTCCCCAAATTAAAAAGGTGCTGTGCATTGGTCAAAATTGTTTCCAAAAATATGGGAGTGAAAAGTTTCTtccatcttttttatttctttatgataATGCTTTATGTTATATTGTCCTGAGGTTTGGTCCTCAAAATGACAGACAGTAATTCTTCTGATTTTCAGTACTTGTGACTGGAGTAATTAATATGCAAACTTATTCTCTTGGATCTTCCTCAACCATTTTGTcttgaagttgaaagattatgattATGTACCGTATATCTAAATAATATTAGTGGTAGTACtgtgtttaaaatatattgacccagacaatacgCTGTTCCCCAAGCATTTATGGATGTTAAAgaataaactatttaaaaaacctatttaaaaaacataataaaataataatggccTGGATTGATTgtaagaaagcatttgattctgTTCCACACAGCTGGATTCAGAAACGCTTAGACATTTTGGAATGCTGAATATCTAACTTACAGTAGAtactataaataccacacacagactagcgcacactctgctagagagaagttccctgaagatgggctccagcacaagtctgaaagtttggAAGACAAAAACCTCTGTCCCagagaccaacccagattggatctttcaatttcatcctgggacacatatattcggCAGCAAAAATAACTGGGAACatcaagttgacaaagtccttgaAAATGAATCATGCAGAAGAACTTCTATGCATACAAGAGTATATTTGTAGGTGTTAAAGATAtaaatacatgtatatgtatcaaCCATTAACAACAGTAAAAAACCACATCATTGAGTGCTGTGTCATCAGCTATGCCCTGTGCATCCTCTACCCTTGTTCTCATCCCACATATACCATTTGAGGGGCAGCTCTCACTCCATGGGCCAAAATCACCCCTTGCAGTGCCCAAGCCTTTCAAGTTAGCACCATCACTGCATTTGAACTCGATGTTGTTAGCTGCTGTATCATCATTCAGTCCTTGACGTGGTTCCACTCTCAGAGAAAAAGAAGCCAGGTAGCCTTTCTCGCAGAATAGTTTTCTGGTCCACTTTCCCCACctgccaaaaaagacaaagatagataagcatcttttagtgtctAAATTGAATACTTGTCATCAATCCAAGAGATTCAGGCATAATGGCTAAAATCTTGGGCTAGGAACCAAGTTAAAGTCTACTTTTTGCCATCATTGCCTAATTCTGGGTCAAAATTTGATACTCAACCTAATTCTTTGGtgctattgttaaaaaaaaaagtgaagaaaaagtgtcttttgcaggggtgaaatctaaaaattttctctaccggttctgtgggcatggcttaattggtgggcatggcttggtggtcaggtgacccagtgggcgtggcttggtggtcaagtgactgaatgggcatggccaataataataaataataaaaataataaacaaagtatacaaaacttgggagtacaccagtctaccttctttaaaaatagaggcaccggtcttctaattgccttttttggggaggcaccggtcttctaattgccttttttggggaggcaccggtctaccttctttaaaaatagaggcatcggtctaccaattgcctttttttggggagcACCTGggtttaccttctttaaaaatagaggcaccggtctactatctgcctacagcactgatcagctctagtgcggccctttgaagcaccgcagcagtcatttaaggccgtttgcagctatatcaccactgagagcttcagggacagagaagaggaacagtgaggcgtgggcagtggtggtggggggcagggatttttactactacccgcccccatcgctactggattgcacgatccgtccgaaccgggagcatttcacccctggtcttttgGCATCTGGCATAAACTGCTAGGAAAAATGGGATATAGAATTCTTCCCTTGACCTCTTTCCCAAGACTTCTCCTAATCCATGTCGTGTTCAGAATCCATTACAGCAGAGCTTTCTCATACCGAAAATTGTCTTACAGTATTCTAACCACCATTTCCCCTGAAATGGAAAACCTTTTCCTTCTATTAcccttgaatgaatgaattaccCACTAGTGAAGAAGTGAGTCATTATTCAGCTAGCAAGTCCCCTGTGGAAATTCAGTGCCTGATTTTCTTATTGGAAGTCTGAGTTCTATCTCAGTTTCCCTTGTTACTTTACACCTGGCGTTCCACAGGAAAACAGAATTCTTCCTctagctgccatgtggcccttctcCATGTTCTATTTGGGGAAAGAGGATTGTGCAATAAAGAAAGTTGAATCAACATCTCATATGTCCAATGCTGTCCCTATCCTGTCCTAATTTGAGGCACTTTGATTGCCGATTGATTTGCAATCAAATAATCTGATAAATAGGTAAAAGGTATTACAAACGATACACAGTTACTGTTGACTAGGAATCTGGAGAAAGCCTAGAAGGTGTGTACATGCAGAGGTTTCCATCATCCCTACAAACTTATTAAGTCATGGAAAGTCACCAGGCGAACACACAATGTCCTGAGACACCCGAGAATCTCCAGTGTCCTTAAGAAACCACCCAAAAGTACAAAAACTATCAAGAATATCTCTAgctaattttgaattaaaatgaGAATTGCCCacaagtatttgaagggctgaaaTGCAAAAAAGGGGAAGGTTTCTACAAGAGGATACAAGAAATAATGAATTTAAATTATGCAGATTTTCCTAATCGCAAAAGAAACAGGAATGGGCCACTTTGCTTGAGAGATTGTAGACTCTTTCACTGTAAACAGTGATTTAAACAGATATTGGATGGCCAGGGAATTGAATCTCAGTTTTTAGATAGTCATGGTGCTCTTGAATAAGGCTTAGATCCCAAGGTCCATTTCTCAATGCTAGGAGAGAACTATCTCTCAAGTTGTTCCTAAGCTATGAAAAGACTCTTCAGCACCTTTGCTGCTTTCAGAAAAGGCCTATATTTCCATGCAATAAAGATTTTTCATTGCACATACTTACCGCAGCAAGAATCACATTcgcaaaaaattggaaacaaaaaaatGTACCCTCAGACGAAacagtaattaggaaaattctagaatgcaCAGAGATGAATAAAATGactatggatatatatatatatatgcaggttttggtatgtttgggttttttcccatgtaaggttgaaagtatttaggcaacgtttcaatgaggtctcactcatcatcttcaggctggagtttttggctttcttCTTATGTTCTTATATGTTGGAGTAATGCGATTATcctactattgagtagtaaatagaaatgatagaatagagaactacaaaagcaaaaaacATAAGTCGTacgaaatgctgtaaaattaccatttATGCTATGTAATGTTTAATACGTTCTGTCTTGACAtgtcttgtttttatacatgtgTGAGAGTTTTTTgcgttgtttttaaagacaaactgcttaataaaaattatttttttaaaaaaagatttttcagtGGGAGTTAACTTGTTTATAAGTAGTATAAAGGCTCTTAATCAACTTTTAGCAGCTCAAGCAGCTCATAAGGTATACAAGGAAGATATAAAAGCAAACCAATGCAGGGGCTTTATTTGATTTTACCTCTGGACATTGaatatagaatatcagagttggaagggaccttgcaggtcttctagtaatAAGGAAGACAAATAGATTCATGAACTGTACAATGGGAGAAGTATGTGGGAGACTAAAGTCCACAAAGGGTTTTGTTGGAGTAAATGCATGCTAGGGAAGAACACATTAGTTACACCACTGCACAACTCAGGAATACAAAATCTCTCATCCATGTCTCAGCATCAGCAGGTCATTTAGAGGTCATCTCCTCTCCCAGTCTTCATGACAAGGAAATGAAATATGATAAGAAAATCAGTTACTCACGGTCCAACTCTAGACTCAATATCTGTGTCATCGTCACAGTACAAGCGGATTCCATTCAGACCTGTATGGTCAAAAGTCAAATCGCCTTTTTCCACCTAAGAAAATAGGACCTTGATAAAGTTCTAGATCAGCCTTTCTCCCCTTGCTGGCCTTCAGATTTCAATTCTCAGAAATGCCAAGATTTACCCATAAATATTGGAAAATGAATTGGATCAAGATTAGATCTACCACACAATATTCCACTCCAAATTTAATACACCAACACAATTACTTCTTGATTACCTTTCTTGAAAGATAAGCTGAAGAACTAATTTCAAGAGAATATTTATAAGTGAAGGAGCATCAGAAAAGTAAACTTTTACCTTCAGGGCAAAGCCCTTAGCATAGCCAGAAGAGCAAAACGAAATTGGACCCCATTCACCCCAGGTACCCCCATTTGGCACACTGAGCACGGACGAATGTTTTAGATTCGTATTCCACAGGCAGCAGGAAATAGTCAAGAGAAGAATAGTGCCGGCAGAGAGATCCATGGAAACCATCCTGCTTCTTGAAACAGAAAAGTCTTCAGAAATTGTAGCATCCTAGAAACCAGAAATCAGTCATAAAGTATCCGCAGTACCACCCTTATGAAATCATGCTTTTCAGTTCTTTCGTTTTGTGGCTTCCCATCACCTTTTATTCCAGGGAACTGCCTGGATTCGATCATTGCAGTTTTCCTGGTAAGATTTTACAAACGGTTTGTCGCTGCCTCCTTCTGCCTAGAGTTGAGATACCTAAGTCATGACTAGAGCACCAGTCAGTCCCCAGCCTGCTGTCATAACCAAACCTCCACAATTAGCAGCTTAGAGGATTTCTGGGTTATAGTAAGAAACCAGAAAGTGAGGTTAACAATAAACTCAAATACATAATTTTCTTAAACTTGCCAGAATCGTAATTCCTACAAAATCAGTCTGAGTTGCTGAGCTGATACTGAGAAAGCTATGCAGAAACACAATTTGTATTATTTCCATCATTTGTACAATTTGTTGCAAGCCAAAATGCGTACCATCCTTTCTGTTCATCTCCTTAAAGTAACAAAAAGGTGTAATTAGACAGGTGGTACAACTTTGATATTTGCCTTTTACATACAAACAGAATCTAACTTTGGAATGAGAgatgaaagcagaaaaaaaaaatgaaagctggaaaaaaaatgaggaatGAGCCCCTGAATGGAaggagtaaaaataaataaataagtaagtaatttTCCCGGCCCCTTTCATTGACTAAATCCTGCTTTGGGGCTCTATGAAAATGTCTAGAAATTCTAGAAGGTCAGTTTGCCTTCTGAGTCATGGGTTGTATTGGCCATCACTTTGTACATAGGGGAGATTGCCAAGCCAGCCACTTTGCTAGTGTGCCCATTAAATGTTTTCAACATTCAAAATTGTCACACCAAAAGATTGTCTTTTGCTCCCTTAatgttttttctcctttcttactCTGTAGCTTTTCTCTTTCACACTCTATAGACTCCTTAGCCTTgtctttttctttgctttaatttctcagtctctccttccttctgaaATGCGAAAGGCGTCTCTCACTTTTATGTTCACACTAATACTTAGAGCAAGAACAAGTTAGTCATATTCCACTAAAacactacctgtattttctaCTCTTCCAAACAACTAGAGGTATGTAATTCTGACTTAATCTCCCCTGATCTCCTTTGATCTCTGTACTTAGAGCAAGAACAAGTTAGCCATATTCCACTAAAACCACCTGTATTTTCTACTCTTCTAAACAACTAGATGTATGTAATTCTGACTTAATCTCCCCTGATCTCCTTTGACTGCTCTCTGTAGCTATACTTACCGTCTTCCTGCAGTTAATTTTCCTACAGCCAGAGTGGGAAAGCCTTAAATGGAACTGTTTGTAGGCAGGACAGAAGTAGGGGCAGGGACATGAAACCTGAGCACCTTCGGTATCCTTCACTGGATGGagccaggaaatttaaaaaaaaaaaaaagattatggttGCTGTCTGAAAATAAGgtcaaatttatttgcattttattttaatccaCTGAATGCTTAGGTGATGCTTAATTTAATTATGTTTATTAAAGATGCTGAactataaaaactataaaaacaagCTTTTCAGTAGCCATGGGCCACACTTTACATCAGGAAGAGGATTGATAAGCCCCATATTGAGCATGATAGTGGTGAcgctgatggtgatggtgataaggatgaggatgaggatgaaaaACGATTATTTGTGAAATAGAATCTAGATATATTTTTTAGAGTGTTGTTTATTGTAGATGTTTATTGTTTGGTATATTGTTAGAACTCAGACTATTAATTTCACTCACAAAATAGTACATAATGAGATTTTATATATTTCCACCCTTGAAATGATAGGAAGTCAAGATGCTAATTTTTAATAATTACTGTCAGAAGAGACTTGGGAATGATGGGAGGGGGCATGAATTACTTACTTCTGCAATAAGCTATAGTTTGTGCAGCACAACAGAAGTTTACATAGCGCTAACTGAAACAAACCATATTATGGATTACTGCCATGTAGCTCGCCAGCCATTTGAAAgaatcaatttctttctttttactaaaTTGAGCAAAACACACAATGTTGTAcatgtggcattgagggaagacAACATTATTAACCATGTGTCCATGCTAATCACATTATTGCATAGTCATTCCAAGAAGAGCTGCAGAGATGCAGCGGACTCAACAACTGTGAATGTGTGGAATGTGTTTTTgctagaaaacattttttaaaatgtttaaactttCACATTTTCAAAATTACAAACTCTCTTAGCCCATTAAGTTCTTAATTTTCAAAAATGTacccatttttatttaataatttgtttATATTGATCTCACATAGTCTTGCCACCGTAACCATTCCATTCAACAATTTGCATAACAATATGTCTATGTGGGTCTTTTACTCCAGAAATGTTAACCAGGAAGTTCTACTGACTCTACATTTACTGTCTTTAAGTTTTGAAATTGATTATTTAGATGGATCTAAAACAAATGCTGAAACTGCtcaaaatatgctttttaaactGATTGCTGAAACTAATTTCTAAAGTGATTTCTGAAAATTAACTGTCAGAACAAATTGATGAACTATATCATAGTGAAATAATAATGCCATGGAAAGTTTTTCTAATCAGTTTTAGTCAATCTGCCATATTCAGTGTAACTTATGACCTGAAGAGAACATGTCCTAATGTCTTGTTCCAAGAATCATTGTGGTTGAATTGCATCGACTTCTGCAGAAAACAGCCTAGCAAtggtgttagaatagaataaaataaaataacagagttggaagggaccttggaggtcttctaatccaaccccctgcttaggcaggaaaccctacaccatctcagacagatggttatccaacatcttcttaaaaacttctagtgttggagcattcacaacttctggaagcaagttcttccactgattaattgttctaactgtcaggaaatttcttctcagttctaagttgtttctctccttgattagtttccacccattgcttcttgttctaccctcaggtgctttggagaatagtttggctccctcttctttgtggcaacccctgaaatattggaacacagctatcatgtctcccctagtccttcttttcattgaactagacatacctagctcctgcaaccattcttcatatgttttagcctccagtcccctaatcaacttttttgctcttctctgcatgctttctagagtttccacatcttttttacatcgtggcaaccaaaatgggatgcagtattccaagtgtggccctaccaaggtattataaaatagtattaacacttcacatgatcttgattctatccttctgtttatgcagcctagaactgtgttgagttttttggcaactgctgcacactgttggctgatatataaatggttgtctactaggactcgaagaaccctctcacagttactactattgagcaaggtaccatatatactgtacttgtgcattttggaggaatttttttgcctaaatgtagaaccttacttttttcatcatttaatttcattttgatagATAGCACCCAATCCTCAAGTCaatcaagatccttctatatcttaagcctatcttctggagtgttggctattcctgccagcttggtgtcatatgcaaatttgatgagttccccatctatctcatCATCCAAATGgttgatgaaaatgttgaagaacactgggcctaaaacagagccttggggtactccactgcatacttcccttcatgtggatgtagttccattgaggactacacgttgagtgcggttggtcagccagttatgaatccatgtaGTAGTAATGCTGTCTAacctacatttttctattttattatctattctttttattaaattgagTATAATGTGGAATGTGTTTTTGCTAGAAAACATTCTCTAAATGTATAAAATGCCCTGGAAAACTTTCACATTTTCAAAACTGCAAACTCTCTTAGCCCATTAAGTTCTTCATTTTCAAAAATGTacccatttttatttaata encodes the following:
- the LOC131199404 gene encoding vitelline membrane outer layer protein 1-like, producing the protein MVSMDLSAGTILLLTISCCLWNTNLKHSSVLSVPNGGTWGEWGPISFCSSGYAKGFALKVEKGDLTFDHTGLNGIRLYCDDDTDIESRVGPWGKWTRKLFCEKGYLASFSLRVEPRQGLNDDTAANNIEFKCSDGANLKGLGTARGDFGPWSESCPSNGICGMRTRVEDAQGIADDTALNDVVFYCC